Proteins from one Oryza sativa Japonica Group chromosome 12, ASM3414082v1 genomic window:
- the LOC4351651 gene encoding nifU-like protein 1, chloroplastic: MQTTTVPMAAAAAVAPSTTTSSSASFKVAAYAWSSCRSSSSPATRLVAAPNHQRPPLVVGAIAGLDPVTAVQLPLTAGNVESVLDQVRPYLTADGGDVALHEIAGNVVRLKLQGACGSCPSSLITIKRGIERRLMEKIPDVAAVEPVTDKETGLELNEENVEKVLNEIRPYLAGTGGGGLQFLMIKGPIVKVRLTGPAAVVRTVRIAVSKKLREKIPSIQIVQLLS; encoded by the exons ATGCAGACGACGACCGTGcccatggcggcagcggcggcggtggcgccgtccaccaccacctcctcctccgcctccttcaAG GTTGCGGCCTATGCTTGGTCGTCATGCCGGAGCAGCTCCTCTCCGGCGACAAGATTGGTCGCCGCCCCCAATCACCAGCGACCACCGCTAG TTGTTGGAGCCATTGCCGGCCTGGATCCGGTTACCGCGGTGCAGCTGCCATTAACCGCTGGGAACGTCGAGTCTGTTCTAGATCAAGTGCGCCCTTACCTGACGGCAGATGGAGGGGATGTTGCCCTTCATGAAATTGCCGGGAATGTGGTGAGGCTGAAGCTTCAAGGAGCTTGTGGATCGTGCCCAAGCTCGCTGATCACGATCAAGAGGGGCATCGAGCGCCGCTTGATGGAGAAAATACCAGATGTTGCTGCTGTTGAACCTGTTACAGATAAGGAGACTGGGCTTGAGCTGAATGAAGAGAATGTTGAGAAG GTTCTCAATGAAATCAGGCCATACCTTGCTGGCACGGGAGGTGGTGGCCTCCAGTTTCTCATGATCAAGGGCCCCATTGTGAAAGTTCGGCTCACAGGCCCTGCTGCAGTTGTGAGGACTGTTCGGATTGCCGTGAGTAAGAAGCTCcgagagaagattccatccatCCAAATCGTCCAATTATTGTCATAG
- the LOC4351651 gene encoding nifU-like protein 1, chloroplastic isoform X1, translating into MQTTTVPMAAAAAVAPSTTTSSSASFKVAAYAWSSCRSSSSPATRLVAAPNHQRPPLAVVGAIAGLDPVTAVQLPLTAGNVESVLDQVRPYLTADGGDVALHEIAGNVVRLKLQGACGSCPSSLITIKRGIERRLMEKIPDVAAVEPVTDKETGLELNEENVEKVLNEIRPYLAGTGGGGLQFLMIKGPIVKVRLTGPAAVVRTVRIAVSKKLREKIPSIQIVQLLS; encoded by the exons ATGCAGACGACGACCGTGcccatggcggcagcggcggcggtggcgccgtccaccaccacctcctcctccgcctccttcaAG GTTGCGGCCTATGCTTGGTCGTCATGCCGGAGCAGCTCCTCTCCGGCGACAAGATTGGTCGCCGCCCCCAATCACCAGCGACCACCGCTAG CAGTTGTTGGAGCCATTGCCGGCCTGGATCCGGTTACCGCGGTGCAGCTGCCATTAACCGCTGGGAACGTCGAGTCTGTTCTAGATCAAGTGCGCCCTTACCTGACGGCAGATGGAGGGGATGTTGCCCTTCATGAAATTGCCGGGAATGTGGTGAGGCTGAAGCTTCAAGGAGCTTGTGGATCGTGCCCAAGCTCGCTGATCACGATCAAGAGGGGCATCGAGCGCCGCTTGATGGAGAAAATACCAGATGTTGCTGCTGTTGAACCTGTTACAGATAAGGAGACTGGGCTTGAGCTGAATGAAGAGAATGTTGAGAAG GTTCTCAATGAAATCAGGCCATACCTTGCTGGCACGGGAGGTGGTGGCCTCCAGTTTCTCATGATCAAGGGCCCCATTGTGAAAGTTCGGCTCACAGGCCCTGCTGCAGTTGTGAGGACTGTTCGGATTGCCGTGAGTAAGAAGCTCcgagagaagattccatccatCCAAATCGTCCAATTATTGTCATAG